In one Cystobacter fuscus DSM 2262 genomic region, the following are encoded:
- a CDS encoding phytoene/squalene synthase family protein, with amino-acid sequence MPMLNDSSALAFCREVLPAVSRTFALNIPVLPAPLDTAVLVAYLLCRIADTLEDEVQGPASAVLLAQLARLSTLPEGWREDARRFTQEAARVLRAQAPAAEVRLVEGTGQVLEALGEHAAPVREHVATCLRLMTEGMGRMGSKGRASGGGLGLDSLEETLEYCYYVAGTVGEMLTRLFEWYSPEVARRARTLEPRSVAFGNALQLTNILKDVREDLERGFCWLPRTVLAEHGLTPEALLEPGNRGAALEAHGRLVAVAHRELRQAFEYVMGLPREEHGIRLFCLWPLFLAVMTLRKLYGNGRVLEPGPVKVSRRTVKWVVAATKLLVARDGALKLMFAALTAPLPA; translated from the coding sequence ATGCCGATGTTGAACGATTCTTCCGCGCTCGCCTTCTGCCGCGAGGTGCTGCCGGCGGTGTCGCGCACCTTCGCGCTCAACATCCCCGTGCTGCCCGCGCCGCTGGATACGGCGGTGCTGGTGGCCTACCTGCTGTGCCGGATCGCCGACACGCTGGAGGACGAGGTGCAGGGGCCGGCCAGCGCGGTGCTGCTCGCCCAGCTGGCGCGCCTGAGCACGCTGCCCGAGGGGTGGCGGGAGGACGCCCGGCGCTTCACCCAGGAGGCCGCGCGGGTGCTGCGCGCCCAGGCGCCCGCGGCCGAGGTGCGGCTGGTGGAGGGCACGGGCCAGGTGTTGGAGGCGCTCGGGGAGCACGCGGCGCCGGTGCGCGAGCACGTGGCCACGTGCCTGCGGCTGATGACGGAGGGCATGGGGCGCATGGGCAGCAAGGGCCGCGCCTCGGGCGGGGGCCTGGGCCTCGACTCGCTCGAGGAGACCCTGGAGTACTGCTACTACGTGGCGGGCACGGTGGGGGAGATGCTCACCCGGCTCTTCGAGTGGTACTCGCCCGAGGTGGCCCGGCGCGCGCGCACGCTCGAGCCGCGCTCGGTGGCGTTCGGCAACGCGCTGCAGCTCACCAACATCCTCAAGGACGTGCGCGAGGACCTGGAGCGGGGCTTCTGCTGGCTGCCCCGGACGGTGCTCGCCGAGCACGGCCTGACGCCCGAGGCCCTCTTGGAGCCGGGCAACCGCGGCGCGGCGCTCGAGGCCCATGGCCGGCTGGTGGCGGTGGCCCACCGGGAGCTGCGCCAGGCCTTCGAGTACGTGATGGGCCTGCCCCGCGAGGAGCACGGCATCCGCCTCTTCTGCCTGTGGCCGCTGTTCCTCGCGGTGATGACGCTGCGCAAGCTGTACGGCAATGGCCGGGTACTCGAGCCCGGGCCGGTGAAGGTGTCGCGGCGCACGGTGAAGTGGGTGGTGGCCGCGACGAAGCTGCTGGTCGCCCGGGACGGGGCGCTCAAGCTCATGTTCGCCGCGCTCACCGCCCCGCTGCCCGCCTGA
- a CDS encoding DUF938 domain-containing protein has protein sequence MKRHAPSAERNREPLLSVLREVLPAQGTVLELASGTGQHAVFFARALPGLTWQPTDVDPTALASIEAWRQEEGPPNLRAPLALDVLAEPWPVQRADALVAINLVHISPWEACQGLLRGAGRVLAPGGPLVLYGAYFVEGEPPAPSNLAFDASLRERDPAWGVRELGAVTAEARRHGLERERVIQMPSHNLTVVFRVRTG, from the coding sequence ATGAAGCGCCACGCCCCTTCCGCCGAGCGCAACCGGGAGCCCCTGCTGTCCGTGCTGCGCGAGGTGCTGCCCGCCCAGGGCACCGTGCTGGAGCTGGCGAGCGGCACCGGCCAGCACGCCGTCTTCTTCGCGCGCGCCCTTCCCGGGCTCACCTGGCAGCCCACCGACGTGGACCCCACCGCGCTCGCGAGCATCGAGGCCTGGCGCCAGGAGGAGGGCCCGCCCAACCTGCGCGCCCCGCTCGCGCTGGACGTGCTGGCCGAGCCCTGGCCGGTGCAGCGCGCGGACGCGCTCGTGGCCATCAACCTGGTGCACATCTCCCCGTGGGAGGCCTGCCAGGGGCTCCTGCGGGGCGCGGGGCGGGTGCTCGCTCCGGGCGGGCCGCTCGTGCTCTACGGCGCGTACTTCGTCGAGGGAGAGCCCCCGGCGCCGAGCAACCTCGCCTTCGACGCCTCGCTGCGCGAGCGCGACCCCGCCTGGGGCGTGCGCGAGCTGGGCGCCGTCACCGCCGAGGCGCGGCGGCACGGCCTCGAGCGCGAGCGCGTCATCCAGATGCCCAGCCACAACCTCACCGTGGTGTTCCGCGTCCGGACGGGGTGA
- a CDS encoding serine/threonine protein kinase, with protein MAGSMLPSAQDDVRGRQMGNYEVLCRLSTGGMAEIFLASRRGLAGFHKPVVLKKILPDIQGQEEFVQMFLDEARVTAAFNHPNIAQVFDLDVAGGELFLAMEFVPGATLLEVARACLAAKEPMPMGLGLAAVRDTALALHYAHTFTDALGEPSPVIHRDVAEKNIMVTYEGVTKLLDFGIAKSLMEVSRTQVGMVKGTSGYMSPEQILGQPLDARSDLFSLGVVLHECLTGARLFPGKAPAAVMNAVLRGPIPEPSRANKAVPPELDAIVLKALSRQREDRHATTLEFARELERAVSGLIWLPEQSGALLRRLFAERREQTRQVLAGARTSTGELKLPLPPADPREGAKDAAKEGAPSTPAPRLPMVTPTPPQASRGPSSANTDIVPYSPLVPPPAAPVAGGEPRAATPTPRTPARASVDRSRPVLPPPPRPRAPGRVEPPPAPEEKQAPEKTALVRPRRSTTSENRAASSAESRPASPPEAPASRAPAESRPASSEASSSRSQPTRALRTSTPDAATRASVTAPSPDGDTEDTTQPHRRPSPPPRPAIEPNEDSSEYPTLPFQTLPSLPPRSHAPKTEEELLLSSGTHSIATANSGRGLKLALLVLVVLLGLAAMIVALRWDGGAVSSWLLPSPAAQAAPPAAAPGPGSSAP; from the coding sequence ATGGCTGGTTCGATGCTTCCCTCCGCGCAGGACGATGTGCGCGGCCGGCAGATGGGCAACTACGAGGTGCTCTGCCGCCTGTCCACGGGAGGCATGGCGGAAATCTTCCTCGCCTCCAGGCGTGGCCTGGCGGGGTTCCACAAGCCGGTGGTGCTCAAGAAGATCCTCCCGGACATCCAGGGCCAGGAGGAATTCGTCCAGATGTTCCTGGACGAGGCGCGCGTCACCGCGGCCTTCAACCACCCGAACATCGCGCAGGTGTTCGATCTGGACGTGGCCGGAGGCGAGCTGTTCCTGGCCATGGAGTTCGTGCCGGGGGCGACGCTGCTGGAAGTGGCGCGCGCGTGCCTGGCGGCCAAGGAGCCCATGCCCATGGGGCTGGGGCTCGCGGCGGTGCGCGACACGGCGCTGGCGCTGCACTACGCGCACACCTTCACGGACGCGCTGGGCGAGCCCTCGCCCGTCATCCACCGGGACGTGGCCGAGAAGAACATCATGGTGACGTACGAGGGCGTCACCAAGCTGCTCGACTTCGGCATCGCCAAGAGCCTGATGGAGGTGAGCCGCACCCAGGTGGGCATGGTGAAGGGGACGAGCGGCTACATGTCGCCGGAGCAGATCCTCGGCCAGCCGCTGGACGCGCGCAGCGATCTGTTCAGCCTGGGCGTGGTGCTGCACGAGTGTCTCACGGGGGCGCGGCTGTTTCCGGGCAAGGCGCCCGCGGCGGTGATGAACGCGGTGCTGCGCGGCCCCATCCCCGAGCCCTCTCGCGCCAACAAGGCCGTGCCCCCCGAGCTGGACGCCATCGTGCTCAAGGCCCTCTCGCGCCAGCGCGAGGATCGCCACGCGACGACGCTGGAGTTCGCGCGCGAGCTGGAGCGCGCCGTGAGCGGCCTCATCTGGCTGCCCGAGCAGAGCGGGGCGCTCCTGCGGCGGCTCTTCGCCGAGCGGCGCGAGCAGACGCGGCAGGTGCTCGCGGGCGCCCGGACGTCCACGGGCGAGCTGAAGCTGCCACTGCCCCCGGCCGATCCCCGTGAAGGGGCGAAGGACGCGGCGAAGGAGGGGGCCCCTTCCACGCCGGCGCCCCGCCTGCCCATGGTCACCCCCACTCCCCCGCAGGCCTCCCGCGGGCCCTCGTCGGCCAACACGGACATCGTCCCCTACTCGCCCCTGGTGCCTCCTCCGGCGGCTCCCGTCGCCGGGGGTGAGCCCCGCGCCGCCACCCCCACTCCCCGCACACCCGCGCGGGCCTCCGTGGATCGCTCACGGCCCGTGCTGCCTCCACCCCCCCGGCCGCGCGCGCCGGGCCGCGTGGAGCCCCCTCCCGCCCCCGAGGAGAAGCAGGCGCCGGAGAAGACGGCCCTCGTCCGGCCCCGGCGCTCCACGACTTCCGAGAACCGCGCCGCCTCCTCCGCCGAGAGCCGCCCCGCCTCGCCGCCCGAGGCCCCTGCTTCCCGCGCCCCCGCCGAGAGCCGCCCCGCCTCCTCCGAGGCCTCCTCCTCCCGCTCCCAGCCCACGCGCGCCCTGCGCACCTCCACTCCGGACGCGGCCACGCGCGCCTCCGTCACCGCGCCGTCCCCCGACGGGGACACGGAGGACACCACCCAGCCCCACCGCCGTCCCTCCCCGCCCCCACGTCCCGCCATCGAGCCGAACGAGGACTCGTCGGAATACCCCACCCTCCCCTTCCAGACCCTCCCCTCCCTCCCCCCGCGCTCCCACGCGCCGAAGACCGAGGAGGAGCTCCTGCTGTCCTCGGGCACCCATTCCATCGCGACCGCGAACTCCGGGCGGGGGCTGAAGCTGGCCCTGCTGGTGCTGGTGGTGCTGCTGGGGCTCGCGGCGATGATCGTCGCCCTGCGCTGGGACGGAGGCGCGGTGTCCTCGTGGCTGCTGCCTTCCCCGGCCGCCCAGGCGGCCCCGCCCGCCGCCGCGCCGGGCCCCGGCTCCAGCGCCCCATGA